One Vicia villosa cultivar HV-30 ecotype Madison, WI linkage group LG5, Vvil1.0, whole genome shotgun sequence genomic window, CTATGGctgcttcttcttcatcttcatccataCACGTTAGAAGCAAAAAAGTAGCTATGCTTTCAACCAATGTTTATTTACCAGATGAATGTTGGgaatgtatcttcaaattccttATCAACCACGACGCCGACGACACCCGCCGTCGCTACTTTCATCTCAAGTCTCTTTCCCTCGTCTCCAAACAGTTACTCTCCGTCACAAATCGTCTTCGATCATCTCTCACTATCTATTATCCTACATGCCAATTCTTCCATAGATTCTCCAACATCTCCTCCCTCAACCTATCCTCCTACTGCGACGGTGATCTCGACGATCTTCTCGTCCAAATCTCTCGTTTTCCATTGAATATCACATCACTCAATATCTCaaaccaagtcaagattccaGCAAAGGGATTGAGAGCTTTCTCCCTAAGCAATACAATTTTGAGATCTCTCATAGGTTCCCACATTGCTACTTTCTATGACACCGACATGTTATTCATTGCCGAATGCTTCCCTTTCCTTGAAGAACTTGACCTCAGTAGCCCTacaaatttcaaattttacaaaacCGCCTTCTTCTCTGCACAGGCTCTTTCATTCGCACTGCCCAAACTCTGCAAAGTTAACCTGTCTAATAATTACTATATCTCCAACGAATTACTTTTCCACTTGTTCAAGAACTGTAAGCTTCTCGAAGAAGTAAGCATCGTTAATTGTTCGCGCATAACCCTGCCTGGCATGGCAGCTGCTCTACGCGAGAGGCCAACATTGAGGTCTTTATCTTTTACTGGGCCCTTTTACGACTCCCTTACTTCACCTTTCATTGACTCATTGATGAGTTTGAAGGGTTTGACTTGTCTTAAATTGTGCTCTTTTATCACCTCTGATGAGTTGCTCTCCTCTATTGCAATGGAGGGTCTTCCTTTGACAAGGCTTGATCTCCCAAATTGTCCAGAAAATAGTTATACCGGAATATTCTCTTTGCTATCCAAGTGTCCatgtatacaacatttgaatctTCACAGGGCATATTTTCTGAATAATCAGCGTGTTGCCGAGTTGTCTTTATTTCTTGGTGATTTGATGTCTATAGATCTTAGTCAGTGTAATAGACTCACAGAATCAGCCTTGTTTGCACTCGTTAGTAACTGTCCTTCACTTATTGAGATCAAAATGGAATGGACATCTATTGGAAAAGAGAGTGTAAGGAATTCTAATTCTTCGATGGATTGTATTGTAAACTCTCAATTAAAGTCTCTCTATTTGGCTCATTGTCAAGAGTTAACAGATGAAACCATCATAAGGTTATCTTCCATTTTGTCCAATTTGCAACTGCTTGATTTGAATTCTTGCCAACTTATATCAGATGAAAGTATTTGTCAAGTTTTAAGAAGATTTTGTAACATTAGACATTTGAACTTAGCCAATTGTTCAAGAGTGAAGCTACTAGTTGGAATGAACTTTGAACTTCTTAAATTGGAGGTGTTGAATTTGTCATATACAGCCGTTCACGATGAAACACTCTCTGCAATCTCAAAGGGTTGTCGTGGGCTTTTGCAATTGAATCTTGAAAATTGTCATTATGTCACATGTAAAGGGGTGCAATACGTGGTTGAAAACTGCACAGAACTAAGAGAGATCAATTTGCATAATTGTGATAAAGTGCATGGTAATGTTTCTTCAATGTTATTGTCAAGCCCGTCTTTAAGAAAGATAATTGCTCCACCTCATATTCAATTCACTAGAAGAACTATGAAACTCTTCTCGCACCATGGATGCCATGTTTAAGTTGCTAGCATTCTAAAAGTACTTTATTGAATTTTGATATCTTTAatgtaaattttatattatttttttcaattttaattctaTGAGagtttactttgttttaaatatcAACTTGCATCTGAGTATTTACTCATTAGTCTGCAAATGCTGTTTTTGTTTTCTGTTCGGTAATATTGCTTATAGCCTTGTATTGCTTAATTAGGCTTCTACTACATGTGTTTTCCATATTATTCTAGAGTATTATATTAAGTTATTAAcatgtttcttttttcttcaccGACAAACTCAACAGTATAAATAGTAGCGTACCTTCACCAAATTCTGTTCTTTATAATATGGTCTATTATGAATTGACTTCATTCATAAAAATAACAACCCACCCTCTCTTTTAATGGAATTGCAATTGATCAACACATGATCACAATCCTCCACCGGCAACGGCAAATTATAAAAAACGCACCAACTATCACTATTATTCTGAATTATTCCTTTTGCAGCAAGAATAGATCTCGTTGGCAGCCTATTCTTTGCTAATCTCCACCCGAAAAACTTGACTTTATGCATTCCAGACAAATTTTAGGACTTCAGCATATTCCCCCGAATAACATGTTGGTTGACTATATCTAACCGATTCTTTATTAAGCAATGAAATATAATACTTGGTACAAAAAATATACCCAAGTTACAAAAATCTAAAGGGAACAATTTCACCCTCTCTTTTCAGCCTAACACCAGCCACCACTAAGAGAACAACCCACCCTCTCTTTTGATGTCTTTTACATATTAATAGCTCTTGTGATACCATTCATAAAAATAACAACCCACCCTCTCTTTTGAGCCTAACACCAGCCACCACTAAGAGAACAATTTCATCCACGTCAAGCACAACATTCCGGAAAATGATATCGTTGTAATGGATCCAATTACACCAACAAGTTACTAACCAAAAAGCACCAGCTCTATTTATATAGCAGACCCTGTGCAAATTAAACAACATCTGCTTAAAATGACAACAACACGATACTTCACCAATATCCTCCATATCCAGTcaaaacaataaaatcaacaaataACTGTTTTCCAAGGAGTAAATTTTGGATCAGCAAGGTTTGGACTGTTACGAGTGGCAGCCAGGCTCGGAAGGCTCCTTTACAGTTAGTTCCTGGTATAATATTTTCTGCAAGGTTAATGTAGTTTCTTCTATTCCTGTTAACATGCTGCAAGCTCAACATTACGAtaccaaaaaaaatgaaaaccggtctttcagttttggtttTGAACCAAACTTTGCCCATGCTTATTGCATGAATCTGGAATCACAGTGAAAAATAGTGTGCAATTGCATGAATCTTGAAATCAAGGAGATAGTAATCTTACGGTTTTCATTCCTTAAAAGTTAGTGTCTTTATTATTCTCCACTTTATACATTCATATTAATCCATTTATGTCAGATTGTTTTCAATTTCATCACTTGGTTTTATGATTTTTAGGAAACCAATAATTATCAAATTCTAACAGAATATATATTCTCAGCTAAAACACATCTTCTGTTAATAAAAGTGAATGAAACCAATCCTGAGACACAGGTTCTCATGTAAGCTTTTAAAACTTTTCGGGTCTTGTATTAACGCTCAAACCCAAAAAAATATGAGTAATCTAATTCAAATgtaaagaaaaacattaaaatttaaattttcatataacACTCAACTGTGTGCATTACAttggtatttaaaaataaaagagtaaTTTCTCAATGAAGCAAATCTAAAAACTAAAAACATCTTACAATTCAGAGTTAATATTCAGTAGAAGAAAATACGCCCATCACGCGAGAAGAGTTTCCTCTTTTTTAAAGATGACCTTGATAAAACCTCAGAGACAACGACATCAGCCTTCACTTTATTACAATATCTCAAATCGATCTTCTTAAGTCGTGTGCAGTTTTCAACTACACTTATAATTCCTTTTTGTGTGACATGATCACAACATGTCAATAATAGTTGCAAAAGTCCATGACAACTCTTTGAGATCTCATAGAGTGTTTTATCATCAACTCTTGTATATGACAAGTTCAACACCTCCAATTCAGGAACTACAAAGTTCATTTCAAGTAGCCTCATTCCACGACAGCGGCTCAAATCAAGTAGTTGCAAATTAGGGAAAATGGAGACGAACATTATGATGTTTTCATCCTTTATTAACTTATTGCCAGCCAGACATAAAGATTTCAATTGATAGTTCACATGAAAATCATTGAAAGAATCAAAATTCCCAAAATATATGTGTTTCATTGTAATCTCTTCAAGTGAATGACAATTTCTAATAAGAGAAAGCAAAGCTGATTCTGTGAGCTTGGAACAACGGCTAAGATCTATAGACACCAAATGAGGAAGAAGCAATGATAACTCGGCAACATGATCATTATTTAGAAAATCTTCATCAAGAAGACCTAGATTTTGTATTGAATTACATTTGGATAACAAACAATAAAGTCCATCGTAAGTATAGCAGGTACAGCTTTTCAAGACAAACCTCTTCAAAGGAAGAGAATGCCTTGCAATAGAGTAGAGCAAACCATTTGACAATAGCGAGCCTTGGAACATAATACTAATCAAACTCTTCAAACTGACTAATGAATCAATGAACAGTGAAGTAACGTAGTTTTCATTCTTTAGGTTAATTCTGAAAATAGATAAAGATTTTAATGTTGGTAACTCATGGAGAGCCAAAGCAACGTCTGCGTCCAGATGTTGGTAGTTGAAAAAGAGGACAAGGGAAATAAGGTTAGAGAATCTATGAAAAATACGGCTGAGAAAACAAAGGCGCGGATGAGAGATTTTGAGAGAGAATAAGAGTCGATTGGTAATGGAAAGAAAGTGTTTAGAGACGAGAGATAGAGAGTTAAAGTCACGGTTGTGGTCAGTGACGAATGAGAACACATGCTCCCAGCATTCCTCGGGTAAATAAAACTCAGATTTTGTACAAGTAAGGATTTTCTTCCTCCTAATCTTAGTGAGGAGGAATGGTGATTTGTATAAAGCTAACTTCTTGTTTTTCATATTGAAGAATGATGGAATATTGTTGCTGCAATGCCGTCAGAATTTTGAGACGTAAGGATTTGTGTGTCAAGTGTGAAACAAATTAAATTAGGTTACATTTAAGAAAAGGACTACTATGGAATTTTGGCATAatctaaatcttttattttaattagtgttATAAAttgatttgatatttttttaattatttagaatatttaatcttaaatgtgttcaatttttcaatatttatattgatttaatccaaaaaaaataactGATATATATTGACACAATAATCATTCAATTATTCctaaatatgcatatatttataacttttgtaaatattttatacaattaatcctaattaggaatatatatttttgacgaatatttttttataataaagaatTTTATCGTATTAATATgatatcacaattttttttttttttgataagcaaacTATTATATAACAAGTGAAGCTCAAAAAAAGCTTCAAAGGCATGCAAACATACAGATAGTTCGAGTCTGAATTACTCATAAAAAAGAACTTAAAACTATGCACCACCTAGCCTATTTTTCCAACAGCCCCAGCCTAATTACAAAACTAAAACCTCTTTAGGATAGTGATACCAATCATAGAATGCATACAATCTAACCCCCTTGGTGCTAAGAACCTGCCACTGCCAGCTTAGAATTTTGGCATCCTGGAACATTTCATCAACATCCTCAACAGCATTATTAAAGACAATATTATTTCTTTGTTTCCATATAGCCCAACAAGCTGCTCCCCATATTCCACCAGCAGCTTTCTCCTTGCAAATGCTCTTCATGGCCTCAATAAAGTTACAATAAAAAGATACAGAATTTGCATTGAACTGTATGTTAATTCCTAGCCAAGACTGGATCAAATCCCACAGCATACGATTTTTAGGACACCCCGAAAACAAATGATGAATATCTTCCCCCATTTGGCAGCCGAATACACACACAGAATCAGAATCATCAACAATAATACCTCTGTCCCTCAGTAAAAATCTCGTTGGTAATCTGTTTTGAACCAGCCTCCACGCGAACACCTTGATCTTTGATGGCATATTCAGAGTCCATATTGCTTTAGACACCAACCTGATACTGTCTTCTAATTCCTCATCCATCGAACTCGCAAGAAGCCTTGAATAAAAAGAATTAGCTTTAAAACCCTCCATTGCGTTTAGAGGCCATATAAATCTATCCTGGATATTCTGAATTGGCGCGATCTCTTCTAGAATCAGTTCTAATTCCTCCCTTTCTTTGAGCACCACCTCATTCTCCATTCCTTGCTGATATCACAATTGAATACCATATATGTAACAattttgaattattgtgatattaAGTTATCCTAACAAGATGTTGAAACTGAAAGTGttgtttacaaaaaaaataagatGAGAgagaaacgagagagagagagagagagagagagagagagagagagagagagagagagagagagagagagagagagagagagagagagagagagagagagagagagagagagagagagagagagagagagagagagagagagagagagagagagagttccaCCAAGCATCGATTTTCATTGAGTTTTCAATCTTTTCTATCTGCTTAATCATGGAAGGAGAGTGGTGCAGGGTAACAGGGAAGAGGAACAGAATTGTGGAGAGACCTAAATGGGACATTCTGAGGAAGGAGATAAAATCAAACAGAAGGGATGTGCTAACCATTTTCATTACAGATTTTGGGGATAAATGGTGTGCTAGAGATCTGTTCATAGAGTTCAAAGATTTAGGTCTTCATGTTAACCATAGCTAATCGACTCAAGTTAAGAAAGAATAATACCAAATTGGTCTTGCCTAAATTGAAGTGTTACAAAATGTTTTGAACCAAACTCATTCTTAAGTTAAGGAAAATATGTATATGTAGAATTGTGTATGATTGAACCATTGTTTTACAACTCAAGAAAGAATCATCTATCtagagaataataataataataataattggacATATTTTTTAATCTCAAACAAAGTCCAACTCCAATCATTGCATTCAACTCACTGAACTCAATCATATGACGTACTTTATTCGAATAGCCTTACAATCTGAAATTTTGGTGAAAAATGTTTGCGGTAACAAGTTTATAAACACTTGTTAAAGATTATGTAGATATGTTAGTCTGTTTACACTATCAAGTTCTCTTAAAACATTTGCTACTAACTCTGCAACTGACTCTCATTTGAATATTCTGACTGACTGTACAATTTTATTAACATTAGAATAAAGGTATTACATGACTGTAGTAACAAACTTTAACAAAATGAAAggaaaccaaaaaagaaaaacattaataattaatGATAAAAGATTTGTAACCTTATATTGACAAACGTATTTGTTTCAAGACAAAATCTTGTAAATCTTTAATATGTTAATATGaattcattaaataaataaaaattctatTTAGTGCACAACAAGAATCTtatcaaaaaatataatttaagagAATCGATGAAAaacaatacaaattaaaattgcATATAACAGTATAACACTCAATCATTGCATTACTTAAAAACTTGAGCATAAACATAACTTTTATGAAGTAACTTCTCaaataaataaatctaaaaattgaaaacatCTTACATTTAAGAGTTCAGAACTGTTTTTATAATGTTAGCTAGAAAGAAGACATCCATGCCTCAAGAGTTCCCTCTCTCCATCATTGAAACGGTAACGAGGTGGAACAATTATCTTTTTCAATGTTGGCCTTGATAATATCATTGAAGCAATGACCTTAGGTTGCACTTTATGGCAGTCTTTCAAATTAATCTCTCTTAGTTTGACGCAGTTTTCTACCACATGTTTCGGTCCCGTATTTGAGACATAATAACAATGTTCAAGTGACAGTTGCAAAAGCCCACGACAACTCTTTGAGATCATATGGAGTTGTGCATTATTAACTCCTGTATGCGACAAGTTTAACACCTCCAATTTAGGAGCTTCAAAGTTCATTCCAAATAGCTTCACTTTTGAACAGTATGATAAGTTCAAATGCCTAATTTTACCACATCTCTTTAAAACTTCACAAATACCTTCAGATATCTTTTTGCAATAACTTAAATCAAGTAGTTGTAAATTGGGGAAAATGGAAGCAAATACTATGATGCTTTCATCACTTAACCATGTATTGCCAGCCAAACATAGAGTCTCTAATTGAGGGCTTACAACCATTAAAGAATTAGAATTATCCACGCTCTCTTCCCACATATATTGATATGGATATTTCATTTTGATATTGCTAAGTGAAGGACAGTTTCTAAGGATGTCTAACAAATTTGAACAATTGTCTGTTCTATTGGTAAAGTGTAAAGATTTGAATTTTGGTCTCTCACAGAGAGCATAAACAATACCGGCATTGGTAATATTAAAACAATCAAATATGATCACCTCTTCGAGAAACTTACAGTTGTTGAACAAGTGAAAAAGACATTCGTCGGTCATGTATCTATGAGTAGAGAGATTAATCTTGCGAAGTTTGGAAAGTGCCAACGAAAGAGTCTTTATCCCATCAATGAAGTTATCTTGAGAGGGAAATATTGTAATTGTACCGAGATCGAGTTCTTGGAGCAAAGGAAAACAATCGGCAATTAATAACATGTCAGAGCTCCTGATAGAATTCATGTGGGAACAATTAAGAGATGTCAAAGTTGTAATATTTTGGGAGAAAACTCGCAGCCCATCTGCGGGAATGAAGACTTGGCTGGAGAGATTAAGGTATGAGAGTTTCAAAGAGTAACGAGAGATTTGATGAAGAAATGTGTTGTGATCACCGCGGAAGGCATTAGGATCATGGCAGAAGCCACGCTTGAGGGTGAGGGATGTGATATCTGGAAATCTTTGAAATAGAAGATGGATGAAAGGGTGTTTTTTTGAGCCGATAGAGACGGAGAATCGGAGACGGTTGGTGATGGAGAGGAACTGTTTGGAAACAAGGGAGAGAGACTTGAAATAGCTATTGTCTTTGTCGTCTTCATCATCGTCGTTGAGAAATTTGAAGACACATTCCCAACATTCATCAGGTAAATACATATATGTTGTCGCCGCCATTATGTTTTCCGCTGCATGTTAGTACTACCGCCGATTAGGGAAGGTGACAGAATTTAGGGTTAGAAAGATTGAAAAGTTGAAACCAATTCTCAAACAGTTAAAACATAAATAGTAACAAAATATCATGAATCAGTCAAgtaatatttatttagtttttttttccaaGATTAATTTGTTGGCATTGTATCAAagctttttcattttaattagtgTTATAGATTGATTTGATATGTTTTTAATTATTGAgaatattcaatttaaatatgttaattttttcaatattttatattgatttgatatgttaaatttttcaatattatatattgatttttatttgtaaattatatgTGATTTGAATGCATAGACTAAAAtgtattcattttttaattatttatgtagtAGATTCCAAAATTTAATATATCAAATTTCAATTCCAATTCGTAAAAAGATTggttttcaaatttaaaatcttTCTAAGTTGCAACTATATAATAATTGCTTTATGTGTTTCGGTATTTCAAAAATCGGTCACCATCACTAATCAACATAATGTCGTCGGCAACAGCAGATTTATATTTACCTGATGAATGTTGGGAATGTGTTTTATATTTACCTGATGAATGTTGGGAATGTGTCTTCAAATTTCTCAACAAGGATGAAGACGACAAAGACAATAGCTACTTCAAATCTCTCTCCCTTGTTTCcaagcagtttctctccatcacCAATCGTCTACGATTCTCTATTGTTATCGGTCATTCATCTGTCAACCATAGTCTATTTCGGAGATTTCCCAATATCACATCCATCAACCTCAAGCGCCGCCTCTGCGATTACACGGAGTTTCTTCATCGAATCTCTCGTTTTCCTTTGAAACTCATATCCCTCAATTGTTCCAATATGGGTTCTATCAAGAGCACTGACTTGTTACTAATTGCAAACTGTTTTCCTTTGCTCAAAGAACTTCAACTCGGGAGAATTGCACTATTCTGCGATGAGAATAACTACATTGATGGAATAAAGACTCTTTCGTTGAAACTTGCAAAACTCCGCAAGGTTAATCTCTCTGCTCATTCTTACATGAATGACCAATTGTTTTTCCACTTGTTCTACAACTGTAAGCATCTCCAAGTGGCCATCATATTGGACTGTTTTAAAATAACTATCGCCGGTATCATTTCTGCTCTCCGTGAGAGACCGAAATTCACGTCTTTACACTTTACCAATATCAAAATGGAATACCCTTATCCATATATGCCGGAAGAGAGTGTGgataattttaattctttaatGGTTGTAAACCCTAAATTAAAGTCTCTATGTTTGGCTAGCAATACGCGGTTAAGTGATGAAAGCATCGTAGTCTTGACTTCTATTTTCCCTAATTTGCAACTACTTGATTTAAGTTACTGTAATAAGATATCTCAAGGTATTTGTCAAGTTTTAAGGGGATGTTGTAAAATTACGCATTTGAACTTAGCCGGCTGTTCAAAAGTGAACCTGCTTGGAATGAGCTTTGAGGCTCCTAAATTGGAGATGTTGAGCTTGTCACATACAGAAGTTAATGATGCAGAACTCCGTGTCATCTCAAAGAGTTGCCGTGGGCTTTTGCAACTGTTACTTCAAAATTGTATTTATGTCTCAAATACGGGAGTGAAACATGTGGTAGAAAACTGCACTCGGCTAAGAGAGATTAGTTTGAAAGGCTGCTATAAAGGGCATCCTAATGTTGTTCCCTCAATGATATTATCAAGGTCatcattaagaaaaataattgttCCACCTCGTTATCCTTTCAACGACGGAAAGAGGCAACTCTTAATTCATGGATGCCTTCTTTGCTAGTATTATGAAT contains:
- the LOC131601863 gene encoding F-box/LRR-repeat protein 4-like; its protein translation is MAATTYMYLPDECWECVFKFLNDDDEDDKDNSYFKSLSLVSKQFLSITNRLRFSVSIGSKKHPFIHLLFQRFPDITSLTLKRGFCHDPNAFRGDHNTFLHQISRYSLKLSYLNLSSQVFIPADGLRVFSQNITTLTSLNCSHMNSIRSSDMLLIADCFPLLQELDLGTITIFPSQDNFIDGIKTLSLALSKLRKINLSTHRYMTDECLFHLFNNCKFLEEVIIFDCFNITNAGIVYALCERPKFKSLHFTNRTDNCSNLLDILRNCPSLSNIKMKYPYQYMWEESVDNSNSLMVVSPQLETLCLAGNTWLSDESIIVFASIFPNLQLLDLSYCKKISEGICEVLKRCGKIRHLNLSYCSKVKLFGMNFEAPKLEVLNLSHTGVNNAQLHMISKSCRGLLQLSLEHCYYVSNTGPKHVVENCVKLREINLKDCHKVQPKVIASMILSRPTLKKIIVPPRYRFNDGERELLRHGCLLSS
- the LOC131601859 gene encoding uncharacterized protein LOC131601859; the encoded protein is MAMAASSSSSSIHVRSKKVAMLSTNVYLPDECWECIFKFLINHDADDTRRRYFHLKSLSLVSKQLLSVTNRLRSSLTIYYPTCQFFHRFSNISSLNLSSYCDGDLDDLLVQISRFPLNITSLNISNQVKIPAKGLRAFSLSNTILRSLIGSHIATFYDTDMLFIAECFPFLEELDLSSPTNFKFYKTAFFSAQALSFALPKLCKVNLSNNYYISNELLFHLFKNCKLLEEVSIVNCSRITLPGMAAALRERPTLRSLSFTGPFYDSLTSPFIDSLMSLKGLTCLKLCSFITSDELLSSIAMEGLPLTRLDLPNCPENSYTGIFSLLSKCPCIQHLNLHRAYFLNNQRVAELSLFLGDLMSIDLSQCNRLTESALFALVSNCPSLIEIKMEWTSIGKESVRNSNSSMDCIVNSQLKSLYLAHCQELTDETIIRLSSILSNLQLLDLNSCQLISDESICQVLRRFCNIRHLNLANCSRVKLLVGMNFELLKLEVLNLSYTAVHDETLSAISKGCRGLLQLNLENCHYVTCKGVQYVVENCTELREINLHNCDKVHGNVSSMLLSSPSLRKIIAPPHIQFTRRTMKLFSHHGCHV
- the LOC131601866 gene encoding uncharacterized protein LOC131601866 → MSSATADLYLPDECWECVLYLPDECWECVFKFLNKDEDDKDNSYFKSLSLVSKQFLSITNRLRFSIVIGHSSVNHSLFRRFPNITSINLKRRLCDYTEFLHRISRFPLKLISLNCSNMGSIKSTDLLLIANCFPLLKELQLGRIALFCDENNYIDEHLQVAIILDCFKITIAGIISALQSVDNFNSLMVVNPKLKSLCLASNTRLSDESIVVLTSIFPNLQLLDLSYCNKISQGICQVLRGCCKITHLNLAGCSKVNLLGMSFEAPKLEMLSLSHTEVNDAELRVISKSCRGLLQLLLQNCIYVSNTGVKHVVENCTRLREISLKGCYKGHPNVVPSMILSRSSLRKIIVPPRYPFNDGKRQLLIHGCLLC